The Rhododendron vialii isolate Sample 1 chromosome 1a, ASM3025357v1 region ttaggccttGGGCACCAAAAACCCTTCGGCCGACCCTGTTTATAATCCATGGGAAAGACTTTTCGAATTCCTAGAACTCTTAATGAAATGAACCTAATTAATGAATACATCCAAAAAAGATGTGAGGATGAACCTAGATATAAATGCATACATTGAACCTACTAACATGTGTTTAATGCATCTAGATGATTATTAATGCGAACACTAAATACATGATGACCCCTTTAACTATCAATGAATATTAATGCAAACACTTAATTCATGATGACCCTTTAACTACCAAACTACCATAGATAACCCTTGAACTACCAACTACCAAAGCCTTTGGTCGTGCTATCCTTAGATAACCCTTCTTGATGCTCGTGCTATCCTTAGCCTTTGGTCTAGGCTTCCAAAGCCTATTAAACTTGTCTAACCACTCCATGGCTATGTCATCAGCAGTGGGGCCCCCCACAAATAGTGGTGTCATGTGACAGGGCAAGACTCCCCGACAGAGGCGACGGGGTACCATACATGCACTTTCATTTTGTTGAACTGAAAAACAACAAGAGCAATGCTGTGGTGATTGTATTTGGTGACCATGTGATGTGTCACAATTGCATTAATAGAATGTACTCTACTACATGATGAGACACATTCTACCTATATATTGGTGAGACATCACATGGTACTCAAAATATCTCACCAAAGTTTTAAGTAGCGACAAATAGATCTTCAAATTTTAGATGTAAAGAATGGTGTATTTTAGTTATTTATGCTTTGGATTTCAGAGACGTGTAATTTTTTAATGTCTTCTGTTATTAGAgatgaggaaaagtgtatagggtgttaatgaacccttacacatatacctttatttatattactctggagagttacacatacataagatagacgatgtgggacaaacccactttctctaataaacacttctaacactccccctcaagctggagaatagatatcacaaattcccagcttgttacataaaaattctAAACGAGGTTTAAACAGTGATTTAGTAAAAACATCTGCTATCTGAGCACCTGTGGACACAAAAGGCATAGCCAACACACCAGCATCAACCTTCTCTCGAACgatatgacaatctacctcaatatgtttggttctctcatgaaacacagggttcgaagcgatatgtattgtcgcctgattgtcacaatacataggaatggGTAATTGCACCCTAAATCCCAGCTCCTCAAGAAAtgatctcaaccaaacaacttcacatgtagtatgagccatggcacgatactctgcttctgcactagaccttgcaacaacagtctgtttcttacttttccaaGTAACTAAGTTGCCACCAACAAATGTACAGTAACCAGTTGTTGAACGTCTTTCAGAAGGTGAccctgcccaatctgcatcagtaaaTGCCTCAACACGCAAACGACCATTGGAACGGTAAAATAAAccacgtccaggatgagccttaagatacttcacaatacgaatacaagcttcccaatgtggaagacgaggagcaaacataaactgactcaccatactaacagcaaatgagatatcaggacgtgtattggtaagataattcaacTTACCAACCAAGCGACGATATTGGTCTGGATGAGAAAATTCCTCCCCCTGATCAacgcaaagtttgacattaggatccattgGAGTCTCCACAAGTTTGGCTCCGAGCAAACctgtctcctctagaatatccaacacatatttcctcTGGGACAAACTAATCCCATCCTTTGACCTTGCTatctcaatacccaagaaatatcgtagCTTACCCAAGTCTTTAGTGTGAAACTGACTATGTAAGAACTGTTTCAACTCACCAATCCCTTTCTGATCATCTCcagtaataataatgtcatctacatagacaatgagcaatactttccctCGAGCCGACATAAGGGAAAACACAGAATGATCTGATTGACTTCGATGCATGCCAAATCTCAAAATAGCCTCACTAAACTTGCCAAACCACGCTCGAGGAGattgcttaagtccataaagtgccttgcgaagacgacataccttatgatgctccccctgagcaacaaacccaggtggttgctccatatagacttcctcctggagatcgccatggagaaaggcatttttgacatcaagctgATACAATGGCCAGCCAAGAGTGGcggcaagagaaataagaattcgCAGAGAGCCAAGCTTGGCAACAGGAGAGAACGTTTCGGAATAatcaataccataagtttggGTGTAGCCTTTAGCAACCAGGCGAGCTTTGTGACGCTCAATAGTGCCATCAGGTAGATACTTGACAGTATAGACCCAACGACAGCCAACAGTAGATTTCCCAGCAGGAAGAGTAACCAACTCCCATGTGCCATTAGtatgaagagcagacatttcATCCACCATAGCTATCCGCCACTCAGACCGAGATAATGCCTCCTGAACagttttaggaacaaaaacGAAGGAAACAGTAGTAGTGAAAGCAcgaagggatggagagagatgagTATAAGAGAGAAACCGAGAAATAGGATGAGAAGTGCTAGAGAGATTAGAAAAACCATATTTTGCCGAGGGACGACGATTCTCACGAGTCGGATATCGAGGAGCAGGTGGATCCGGCGACGGGGAAGAAGACGGAGACGTGGGCACTGAGAGTTCGCCAGACTGTAATGGTTCTGTAGGCGGAGGCGGTGGCAGTGCTTGAGGCGGTGGCGGTGCTGATGCTGGGAAACGACGAACATATACCTGCAAAGGTTGGGGTGAAACAGTGCCAGTAGGAACAGCCATAGGTAACACAGACTCGAGTGTAAAAAGATCATTGATAGCAACAGGGTCCGAATAATATGGCAAGGACTCATTGAACGTGACATCAACACAGACAAAGTGACGACGTAAAGTAGGAGAGTAACATCGATAGCCTTTCTGGGTGTGTGAGTATCCCAGAAAGATACACCTAAAAGATCGAGGATCAAGTTTACTCCTATCAGGATCAAGAGCATGAACATAACTGGTGCACCCAAAAACTCGAGGGggtaaagagtggagaggccgaccGGAAAACAAGACCGTATGAGGAACCTTACCACCTAAGATCGTAGAGGGCATACGGTTGATTAGATAACATGCAGTGAGAACGGCGTCACTCCAATACGACTTAGGAAcctgcatttgaaataataaggCACGCATAACCTCGGACAAGTGCCGAATCTTgcgctcagcaactccattttgttgtggagtccgagAGCACGACGATTGGTGAATAATGCCATGATCAtcgaaaaaatgagaaagaagatgGTGAAAATATTCACGGGCATTATAAGAACGAAATATCTTAACACAAgtatcaaactgatttttgacttccatgtaaaaagttttaaaaatagatttcaattCAGACCGCTCTTTCATTAGATAAAGATATGTAAGACGAGAAAAgtcatccacaaaaataacataatactgaaaaccagAAACACTAGGCACATGAATAGGCCCCCAAATGTCTGAATGAACTAATTGAAAAGGATGCGACGCACAACGCTCAACCCTAGGTAAAAAAGAGACTCTACGGtatttactaaactcacagacttcacaaaccaacttattaatGGAACGACAGAAGGGCACAAGGTGCTTCAAACTCTGAAGAGAGGGATGACCAAGACGACAGTGCTGTTGGTATGGAGACTCTGATGTCTGAAGAGCTACAGGCTGAGAAACAGTCAAGTAATATAAGCCACCTCGCTCAATGcccccaccaatcttcctccccgtcttgagatcctgaaaaacacagccatgaggaagaaatgtgacggaacaatttaaagattttgtaagACGGCTCGCAGACATAAGATTAAACGGGAAACGAGGAACATGTAATACAGATGATAAAGTAAAAGAGGAAGTGACAGGAACTGAACCGAAGCCAGTAACAACAGTGGTAGAGCCATCGGCTAAGGTGACATGAGATGTTTTACCAACCGGTTGGTGATCAAAGAAAGCAGatgtaccagtcatatgatctgtgGCTCCTGAGTCAATAACCCAAggaaaggaagaagatgaggcaACACAAGCAACGGATGAACCGGTCTGAGCGAGCGTAGCAGTAGAGGATCCTGTCGCAGcctgaaatgacaaaaaacgTTGGTACTCCTCAGCTGAAATAGCCACATCGGCAGAGGATGGAGTAAACTGTTCAGTATCCTGAGAGATAGTAGCCTGATAAGCCTGGGGAAAGCCGTGAAGATTATAACAGAACTCCACCGTATGATTTGTTCCCCAACAATGAGTGCAAAATCTTGAATCACGGCCGCGACCGCGGCCACCCCCCCTGATGTGCGACCCCCACGATTATCAAAACCAGAGTCACGGCCACCAAAGCCACGACCACGACCAAAACTACGGCCTCCAGAATCACGACCACGACCTCCAAACCCAGAATCACGGCCGCCAAAGCCACGACCACTCACCCCATAATCGCGGCCACGACTACTAAATCCAGAATCACGACTGCGACCGCGACCATGGCTGACAGACAAAGCAGAGCTGTCAGAAATAGCGGAAGACAAAGCAGAACGACCAGAAGTCGGTGCAGAAATAGACGATGACTGTCGGAGACGACTGAATACCTCGCTGAGTGGAGGTAAGTCACGATTTCCCAAAATCTGATTACCCACAAGGCCAAAAGTGGATGATGCACCGGATAAAAAACGTGTAACCCTCATACGTTCACGATGGCGCCGTATAACCTGAATATCAGCAGTAAGTGGCTCACATATATCCAATTCATTACAAATGCGCCGAAACTTAgcataataatcctcaaaagaaTCATCACCCTGAGATATATTAAAGAAAGACTGATGAAGATCATATGTGCGACGGAGATTGTCGACACCTGAATACAACTCCTGTGCCTGTGTCCACACCTCTCTAGCTGTATCACAGAACATCAGCGTACTAGCAACCTGTTCCGTCATGCTATTCCATAATTCTGAACGAACACGGGCATCAACAGCTTTCCATGCCCTATATGTAGGTTCAGCAGTAGCAGGAGGCTCATCAGTCAAAAAAAAGAGTCCTCAGATTGACCCATATAATACACCTCAACAGCTTTAGCCCAAAGAACATAATTGCCTCCATTTAATGGTGTGGAGGTAATAGGGCGCCTCTCGCGAGACCAAGAACCACTTGATACGCTACCAACAGGAGTAGAATTAGGGCTAGAAACAGTACCAgaatcagaatccttcttctcaGACATTCTACCGAACAATGGAGGGGTAACAACCAATAACTAGCAAATAACCAGTACGCAACCAAAGCAAAATACCGATAACTACTGatcaacaaaatcaactaaTAGACTAACATCGAACTAGTCACCAGGCTGGATAGATACCCAATATCAACAACGCCAACATAATATATTCTTCACAACTACTAGTCCACCACATGACGGAGATACTTGACAAGAACAGTATAGAAAATAGTTACCAGAATGAGAGAAACATCAACGGAAATTGCAAAGACGAGAAAACAGGGCCCGGTGATGAAGATGGTCGCCGAAACAGGGATGAACAGTACCTGTAAAGGCGATGAACAGTAACGTCGGGAACAGTAACGTCGGTGAACAGTACGCGGTATCGTGAACAGTACGCGATGAACAGTATCGTGAACGTGAACAGTACGCGGTGAACAGTACGCGATGAACAGTAATCGTGaactaggattagggttagggttaaggcAGAGGCTAGGGTATGGTTTAGGACTAGGGTTAAGGCAGAGGCTAGGGTATGGTTTAGGACTAAGGTTAAGATGGTGGTGTATTAGGAttgtggtggtttaggattagggttaaggttaggctctgataccatgttattagagatgaggaaaagtgtatagggtgttaatgaacccttacatatatacctttatttatattattctggagagttacacatacataagatagacgatgtgggacaaacccactttctctaataaacacttctaacaTCTTCAATACTGTTTCCAAATGCAGTCCTAACAAGGAAAATGCAGAAAACATGCTTCACGTGTTATCAAAATAAGTCAAATACAAGCACTAACTCTAACAAAAGCTCATTTACTGTTACGTTTGGGTTTTAATTAAGTCGCCgcgaaaagaaaattaaagataaaaaaatatgcatttcCAGTAAAGTCTTTTTCCTTGTTTGAAAATAAATAGGAATAAGGAATTTCCAGTTTTTATTTgcacctttttcttttcccctatGAAATCCAAGATCTAAATTTAGCAAGGCCATGCTAATACAATGGAGCATCCACCACACCACGGGTTAATGTAATTATAGGAGGTTTAAGCATCCAATTTGTAATTGGAATTTCAGTTTCGATCGGATGTTATCTATTTTCCCCTGCTTGACACATTTGACAAAGGTTTGAAATTAATTACCATCATTTGTCAGGCCATAGGCACTGACAATGAGAGCTGAGGTAATAAGTTTTCCATCGGTGCACTTCCCATCAGCATCTCCTCTCatttcttgattttcctctGTTCATCAACCAACGTGAACCGTCAACACTATCCAACACTACATATCTGTTATTTAGAGCTGTCAAAAGCTAACCTGTAGTTCTTACAATTGCTAGTTCTGTTGAAAGCGTGGACCGAAATCCGGTGAAGTCATAAAGACCATTGCCTGAGACATTGGAGGAGACTCGGTCATCAATCCGGTACACTACCTTTCCCTGACTTGGATACCATGTCATGTCTGCAAACTCGTGTTGGTAGCCGAATCTTGTCACTTGATCTCCCAAGTCCACATCATTCTTCACTGAGATTGTTATAGATCGCTTAAAGAGTGGTTGCAGTCTTAGAGTAACCTGTAACATCATTGCTCGGGCTCAGCTGTTAGATTGTACGATGTACGCACAACAGTATAACACTGCATGACACAAACAGaacatggatttttttttcgtccTCTCTATATGTTGTGTGTCCGTCAAAATTAATAGCTAATTAAACTGACTAGGAAGTTGCAATTTTTCTGTCTGTCGCAGTTTGATGATTATAGTTGTTTATGAACCACGTGAGTCGTCGATACTTAGATATGTCAGAGGAAATCAGTCACTATTCAGTATTCAGTCGAGTGGCATAGGCTTGTCTGGCCATAATCACAAAGAAAATTGGGTCACTTATATAACTTCTGTTTGATGTCTCATATTCCTAATCTTGAAATCCTTCAACCTATTGCTCACGGCGAATTTGTGCAATTATGTCTTTTGGATCGTATTTATTACGAGGCTAGagtttcctttatttttgtatGTTTCTTTACGACAGCTATGATGAGGTGTTTAATAGATGTATCGATAGATAGTTCTTATTGGGCAAAATAGCACCTTTTTTTCCCTCCCTGTATTATTTATAATTCAGTTGATTGGCATAGACTATTCCGGCCATCGACACATTAAAATTTAGTCGTTTATTTGACCAAAGGTATTGTTGTTGGGGTCGAAATCTTGAAATCTTTTCACCTACAGCTGGTAACTTAATATGACCGCATCTTTTGAAACATAATTATTAGGAGGCTAAAGTTTCCTTTATTGTGCTTGTTTCATCCCAACCGATATGATGATTGTGTTTGATTTATGTTGATACGGACATTCCTTGTTTGGTTAAGTGCAATCTTGTTTTATATGTCTTGAGCGTGAAAGAATGATTTCATGTAAACTTTAATTTGGTTGACCCTGTCATGACAATAGGCCGAATCGATTTCCTTAACAAATTAAACTCATTGATCACAAACCTAAAATCAAGCCATCAAACGATACCTGTGAGATAACACCAAGGACTCCCAGGGAGACTCTAGCTGCCTTTAGGTCAGGATCACCACTCACAATGGTCCGGACCTTACCATAGCCTTCCTCAGGTCCAGCCGGAGTGACGATTCGAATTTGAATCACATAGTCTTGAACGGAACTCCCGTCACCCAGCAAGGTGCTACCATGTGCGCCAGTTCCCAGCATGCCACCAACGGTTAAGCCCCACCAATATGGTACGTAGGGCAGAGCCAACCCTACCTTGGTTGCCTCGTTGATCAATTGCCTCAATGTCACTCCGCTCTCAACACTAATCGTCATCCCCATGCGATCAATCTCTAACTTACGGTTGAGAAACTTCGTGCTTATAAGAAGCCCATCGTCGCCATCTAGACAAACCAGCTTTGGGATGCTGTGAGAAAAACGAGTTGctactttcattttcctttttgccTCTGTTGCCGTTGCTACTACTGAGATGAGCTCTTCTTCTGTTGTGGGGTAAGCAACGTCGGCTGCCCGGCACACACTTCGGTCAGGGAAGGCACCATAGGAGTTTGTGATGGTGCAGTTTCTGTTTATAGATGAACATATGATGGGATCTTCCGGAGGACTAGAATTCACCATAGAGAACAATATGGTGGTAAATTTTAACAACAGAAAGAGCTGAAACATAGTGTTTTGGGATTTTAAGTGCAGCATATGGTTGCTGAAAAATCACAAAGTGGAGCTGATGGTTGTTCGGGGATTTTGCAGTGGCTTGTGGTTATGGTGGTGGTTTTTCGGAGAGATCCTAAGTTAGAGTTGGTAAATGGAGGGTGTGTAgagatattttattttttgggtgtaaAAGGAAAACGGAGTTCGAGAGTAGTAGTAGTGTTTGTTTTCCGTCAGCCAATGCTGAATTTCTTCCAGACACTCATGAGATTTGCAGATCTCCACATCCATGTGATTTGCTCCACAATTGCATTAAAAACAGGCATGGAATTTGCAGATCTCCACCTTCCCATGTGATTTGCAGCATCTAACCTATCCTTATTTACTTATATGCCCATAATCCAATGACATGTACACATCTATAAACTAATACGTATGTACGTTGGCATACTGTATGCAGATATTAGTAGACAAACTTCTTAGCCCTGGTTCAGTGGTTCTGTATTTTGCCTACATGTTCGATGTTATTTTTTTCTAGAGTATTTAGAGTGACGGGCAACTATCGGTCTGTAAGTTTTGGACTCGAAGGTAAAGGTGGTTGTATTTTGAGGAAGGAACACTGGCTAACCAGGTGCACGACAGGGTGCATCATTCCTTAGGCGATTGCGATTATGCATGTCTAAACCCATCATTCCTCAGGAGATTGCGATTACGCATGTCTCAACCTATCCCACGGGCTTTTCAATTCCCTTCTCATCACCATTCTACttgctctttctttctttggttgTTAATATTGGAGTATGACACAATCGTCTCAATATGAATACTTCCCCATGTAGGATACCCTACAAAAAACTTGAGTTTTTATCCATGGAATAGTTTTTTCTGCACCCTTATTTTGAACACATTAACACTTCAACCATAACAATAAAGGAGTAATCCAGCTTCTTATCACAGACTTGGTCTATGATCCTTTTATTAATAATTCTTGTTTTTGATAACCTCGTGTCCGAGCCAGCTGTTGTGCACCTCGAGGAATCCCAGATCTTTGATGTTAACGACTGGGTAAACCTCTAGTGACCCCAATTAGCTGATAGTACTTGAGAGATTTTGAACACGAGACTTTAAGAGGAAGCCAACCCCTAAGTCTCAGGTGTTGGCCACCGGTCCAACCCGATGATATTTATTAACTTTTTGATACTCTGTCTTTTAAAGAAAGACATGTGCACTAAGAAGTCAacttttctcattttgttcTTGGTTTCTCTTAGAGACTGC contains the following coding sequences:
- the LOC131307612 gene encoding uncharacterized protein LOC131307612, which translates into the protein MTEQVASTLMFCDTAREVWTQAQELYSGVDNLRRTYDLHQSFFNISQGDDSFEDYYAKFRRICNELDICEPLTADIQVIRRHRERMRVTRFLSGASSTFGLVGNQILGNRDLPPLSEVFSRLRQSSSISAPTSGRSALSSAISDSSALSVSHGRGRSRDSGFSSRGRDYGVSGRGFGGRDSGFGGRGRDSGGRSFGRGRGFGGRDSGFDNRGGRTSGGVAAVAAVIQDFALIVGEQIIRWSSVIIFTAFPRLIRLLSLRILNSLLHPLPMWLFQLRSTNVFCHFRLRQDPLLLRSLRPVHPLLVLPHLLPFLGLLTQEPQII
- the LOC131307597 gene encoding probable L-gulonolactone oxidase 6, with translation MLHLKSQNTMFQLFLLLKFTTILFSMVNSSPPEDPIICSSINRNCTITNSYGAFPDRSVCRAADVAYPTTEEELISVVATATEAKRKMKVATRFSHSIPKLVCLDGDDGLLISTKFLNRKLEIDRMGMTISVESGVTLRQLINEATKVGLALPYVPYWWGLTVGGMLGTGAHGSTLLGDGSSVQDYVIQIRIVTPAGPEEGYGKVRTIVSGDPDLKAARVSLGVLGVISQVTLRLQPLFKRSITISVKNDVDLGDQVTRFGYQHEFADMTWYPSQGKVVYRIDDRVSSNVSGNGLYDFTGFRSTLSTELAIVRTTEENQEMRGDADGKCTDGKLITSALIVSAYGLTNDGIVFTGYPVVGYHNRLQASGTCLDSLNDELIEVCPWDPRVRGLFFHQTAVSISMSKVKSFIQDVQKLVELAPKALCGVDLYNGILMRYVKASTAYLGKQEDAVDFDITYYRSKDPMSPRLYEDILEEVEQIGVFKYGGLPHWGKNRNVAFEGVINKYGNAEEFLNVKQDYDPLGLFSSGWTDQVLGLRDRVTIVREGCALEGLCVCSQDIHCAPSKGYFCRPGKVYEKARVCAR